AAACGCCGCGTAATACATTTGAAACCTCACCGCTTCACGAAACCTTCGCTTGTCCCTCACTGGTTTGCACCCTGTCCCGGTTTCGATGACCACCGCGCTCGTCCTATGCAGTTCTCACCAAGGAGAATACACCCATGAGTCTTGCCACGTTGGAGTCGCTCAAACAACACCTGTTCCAAACCCATGCGGAGTATCGCAGCCTCGTCCGTGAACACCAGCGCGCCGATGCCCGCTTGCAGGAAATTCTGGCGCTGCCCCACCCCCGCCCCGATGAACTGGAAGAATCCGCCCTGCTCAAACGTCGTAAGCTATACCTGAAAGACCGGATGGAAGAAATTGTACGCCAGCAGCAAGCTGGAGTGGCTGTGTAAGTTCCCCCTGACCGCCTTTTCCCGGTGAGGGACACACGCTTTGCGCACGAAGCGCCGCCTGTCACAGGTGGCGCTTCGTCGTTTTTGGCGCGGCCTGTGCTATAGGTTACGCGCCCCCGGCGCTTCGCCGGGCAGCCTGCCCGACGGGCAAGCCATTTCACAGCGAGGCACACCATGACAGCGCCACGACGGGAACGCATCCGTTTGCCCAGGCTGCGGGCAGCCGACTTTCAGCACCCACTGGACGTGGCGGCCCTGGATGCTGTCAAGCAGGCGCGCGGGCTGGACTTCATCATTCGCAAACTGAACGAGTACGGCTGGGAACGCTGGTTCCGGGTGACGAACACTGCCGACAACGTGCGCGTCACGCCCCGGCAGTGCAAGCGCATTCACGACCTGCTCCGTGAAGCCTGCGCCATTCTGGCCCTGCCGGAGCCGGAGCTGTATCTCGACCAGGACCCGATTCTCAACGCCTACACGTTTGGGACGGAACAGCCCTTCATCGTACTTCAGTCCGGGCTGGTGGATTTCCTGTCGGAGGATGAGCTGCTGGGTGTCATTGCTCATGAACTGGGTCATATCAAGTGCGGCCACGTGCTGTACAAGATGATGGCCAACTTCCTCTCGATCATCATCGAGCGGATTGGGGAAGCGACCTTTGGGCTTGGCTCGCTGGTGGGGACGGGCCTGCTGCTGGCACTGTACGAATGGGACCGCAAGGCCGAACTTTCCTGTGACCGGGCGGGGCTGCTGGTGGTCCAGGACCTGGACACCTATCTGACGTTGCTGCTGAAGCTGGCCGGGGGGAGTCGGGCGGTTTTTGACCAGCTCAACGTCGAGGAATTCCTGCGTCAGGCCGACGCCTACGAAGAACTCGACCGCGACCTGCTCAGCCGG
This window of the Chloracidobacterium sp. N genome carries:
- a CDS encoding DUF465 domain-containing protein, translated to MSLATLESLKQHLFQTHAEYRSLVREHQRADARLQEILALPHPRPDELEESALLKRRKLYLKDRMEEIVRQQQAGVAV
- a CDS encoding M48 family metallopeptidase, translated to MTAPRRERIRLPRLRAADFQHPLDVAALDAVKQARGLDFIIRKLNEYGWERWFRVTNTADNVRVTPRQCKRIHDLLREACAILALPEPELYLDQDPILNAYTFGTEQPFIVLQSGLVDFLSEDELLGVIAHELGHIKCGHVLYKMMANFLSIIIERIGEATFGLGSLVGTGLLLALYEWDRKAELSCDRAGLLVVQDLDTYLTLLLKLAGGSRAVFDQLNVEEFLRQADAYEELDRDLLSRVYKFLQVYRRTHAFPAVRAKEIKQWAETGAYASLLDGSYWMRPTPPDDVPGRAWSPADSPSPPPTGGAVVLPVCPACGAGQVDPQARFCYQCGHPMDRPAARSALPPPLPAETGLRCPNCDAVISKSDVFCPVCGLNTQLG